The following proteins come from a genomic window of Malus domestica chromosome 02, GDT2T_hap1:
- the LOC103406084 gene encoding LRR receptor kinase SERK2 — protein sequence MHCFPLSVLLVLLLLPPSLSSLTELPALMAMKASLDPQNQFLTSWTPHADPCGGAFEGVACNEQGRVTNISLQGKGLWGQIPPTVGGLKSLTGLYLHFNALSGKIPKQLAGLNQLADLYLNVNNLSGAIPREIGKMPNLQVLQLCYNKLTGGIPTQLGQLKRLSVLAVQSNQLTGAIPASLGELGTLTRLDLSFNSLFGPIPARLADAPMLEVLDVRTNILSGNVPPALKRLNEGFLYENNPSLCGVGFSGLELCTATNTRNPNIPQPFEPSNLSAKDPDSSTAKEIPKSANIHSNCSQTRCSEASKSPQIGIIFGVIGVIVALTVSGLFLFFWCRRQKQKIGSTFDSSDSRLSTDQAKEVYKKSVSPLINLEYSNGWDPLAKGGSGYSQEVLESFMINLEEVERATQSFSEVNLLRKSNFSAIYKGILRDGSVVAINCISKTSCKPDEAEFLKGMKILTSLKHENLVRLRGFCCSKGRGEWFLIYDFIPNDSLLQYLDIKDGSGEVLEWSTRVSIINGIAKGIGYLHGNVGNKPAIVHQTMSAEKVLIDSHYNPLLSDSGLHKLLADDIVFSMLKASAAMGYLAPEYTTTGRSTAKSDIYAFGMIVFQILSGKHKITQVARQGAEAGRFEDFMDANLEGNFSESEASKLGRLALLCMHESPIYRPSMENVVKELSEFICV from the exons ATGCATTGTTTCCCTCTATCCGTTCTCCTCGTCCTCCTTCTcctccccccctctctctcctcgcTCACCGAGCTCCCTGCTCTCATGGCAATGAAGGCTTCGCTGGACCCACAAAACCAGTTCTTGACGTCATGGACGCCGCACGCCGACCCCTGCGGCGGCGCTTTCGAAGGGGTGGCTTGCAACGAGCAGGGCCGTGTGACCAACATCTCTCTGCAGGGGAAGGGCCTGTGGGGCCAGATTCCCCCGACCGTTGGCGGCCTCAAGAGCCTCACTGGCCTCTATCTTCACTTCAATGCTTTGAGTGGGAAAATCCCGAAGCAGCTTGCTGGTTTGAACCAGCTCGCTGATTTGTACCTCAACGTGAACAATCTTTCTGGTGCAATTCCTCGTGAGATTGGTAAAATGCCCAATTTGCAAG TTTTGCAGTTGTGTTACAACAAGTTGACTGGGGGGATACCTACACAATTAGGGCAGCTTAAAAGGCTTAGTGTTCTTGCTGTGCAATCCAATCAGTTAACTGGGGCAATTCCTGCAAGTTTGGGCGAGTTGGGGACGCTAACAAGGTTAGACTTGAGCTTTAATAGCTTATTTGGTCCTATTCCAGCAAGATTAGCCGATGCTCCTATGCTAGAAGTCCTTGACGTTCGAACCAATATTCTCTCAGGAAATGTACCTCCAG CTCTAAAGAGACTTAACGAAGGATTCCTATACGAAAACAACCCGAGCTTATGTGGGGTTGGGTTTTCTGGCTTAGAATTGTGCACAGCTACTAATACTCGGAACCCAAACATACCACAACCATTTGAACCTAGTAACCTTTCGGCAAAAGATCCAGACTCATCTACTGCAAAAGAAATCCCCAAGTCAGCAAATATCCATTCCAATTGTAGCCAAACCCGCTGTTCAGAGGCATCAAAATCCCCACAAATTGGTATAATCTTTGGGGTGATTGGAGTTATTGTTGCATTAACTGTATCTGGgctcttcttgttcttctggtGTCGTCGACAAAAGCAGAAGATTGGGAGTACTTTTGACTCTTCTGATAGCAGGCTTAGTACTGACCAGGCAAAGGAAGTTTACAAGAAGAGCGTGTCTCCTCTTATCAATCTGGAGTATTCTAACGGGTGGGATCCGTTGGCTAAAGGTGGCAGTGGGTACTCTCAAGAAGTTCTTGAGagttttatgattaatttagaagAAGTGGAGCGTGCAACTCAAAGCTTTTCTGAAGTCAATCTTTTGCGGAAGAGCAATTTTTCTGCCATCTACAAGGGTATCCTAAGAGACGGTTCGGTTGTTGCTATAAACTGCATTAGCAAGACTAGTTGTAAGCCCGACGAAGCTGAGTTTTTGAAGGGAATGAAGATATTGACATCATTAAAACATGAGAATCTTGTTAGGTTGAGAGGCTTTTGCTGCTCAAAAGGCAGGGGAGAGTGGTTTCTTATCTATGACTTTATCCCAAATGATAGTCTGTTACAGTATCTCGACATTAAGGATGGGAGTGGGGAGGTTCTTGAATGGTCAACCAGAGTATCTATAATCAATGGGATCGCTAAAG GTATTGGATATTTGCATGGAAACGTGGGCAATAAACCTGCTATTGTTCACCAGACCATGTCAGCTGAGAAGGTGCTTATTGATTCCCACTACAACCCCTTACTCTCAGATTCGGGCTTGCACAAACTCCTCGCAGATGATATCGTCTTCTCAATGCTCAAAGCCAGTGCTGCCATGGGGTACCTGGCTCCCGAGTACACAACCACTGGACGCTCCACTGCGAAGAGTGACATTTATGCGTTTGGTATGATTGTATTTCAAATCCTTTCTGGAAAACATAAAATCACCCAGGTGGCTCGCCAAGGTGCTGAGGCTGGCAGATTTGAAGATTTTATGGATGCAAACCTCGAGGGAAATTTTTCAGAATCAGAGGCAAGTAAACTTGGCAGACTTGCTCTTCTTTGCATGCACGAGTCTCCCATTTACAGGCCATCAATGGAAAATGTGGTGAAAGAGCTAAGCGAGTTTATTTGCGTGTGA